One part of the Actinomycetes bacterium genome encodes these proteins:
- a CDS encoding TusE/DsrC/DsvC family sulfur relay protein has product MPEGVDLATGRSTGSTPGRSSSRWSTGESCRTTTCQIHDDDEGFLTEYDGWDEDLARVLAAQIGIELTDAHWKCIHFLRDDYRAQGETATTRRVQAVGGIPVKEQFELFPKKPAKKMAYVAGLPKPHGCV; this is encoded by the coding sequence ATGCCAGAGGGTGTCGACCTCGCGACGGGACGATCGACCGGGTCGACACCGGGTCGCAGCTCGTCGCGCTGGTCGACGGGCGAGAGCTGCCGTACGACTACCTGCCAGATCCACGACGACGACGAGGGATTCCTGACCGAGTACGACGGGTGGGACGAGGACCTGGCCAGGGTGCTCGCCGCCCAGATCGGCATCGAGCTCACCGACGCGCACTGGAAGTGCATCCACTTCCTGCGCGACGACTACCGGGCCCAGGGTGAGACCGCGACGACCCGGCGGGTCCAGGCCGTGGGCGGGATCCCGGTCAAGGAGCAGTTCGAGCTGTTCCCCAAGAAGCCCGCGAAGAAGATGGCCTACGTCGCCGGGCTGCCCAAGCCGCACGGCTGCGTGTGA
- a CDS encoding TetR family transcriptional regulator — MPPRGRRPLGSPDARAAILAAARDLFAEQGFERTTVRGVARRAQVDPALVHHYFGTKDGLLAEVLVPPVDPAEVFANLPADRERLGVELVRRVLGVWEAAPENRARLLALLRTGLSHQHAAEILRQVLGRTFLAALRDVVEEDEAALRATLIGTQIGGLVLGRYALRMPAVAEASTEALVAAVGPAVQHYVTGSLGTPSP, encoded by the coding sequence GTGCCGCCCCGCGGTCGGCGTCCGCTCGGCAGCCCCGATGCGCGGGCCGCGATCCTCGCCGCCGCCCGAGACCTCTTCGCCGAGCAGGGCTTCGAGCGAACAACGGTCCGTGGCGTCGCCCGGCGCGCGCAGGTCGACCCGGCGCTCGTCCACCACTACTTCGGCACCAAGGACGGCCTGCTCGCCGAGGTGCTCGTCCCGCCCGTCGACCCGGCCGAGGTGTTCGCGAACCTGCCCGCCGACCGTGAGCGCCTGGGGGTGGAACTGGTGCGCCGCGTGCTCGGGGTCTGGGAGGCCGCGCCCGAGAACCGCGCTCGTCTCCTCGCCCTGCTGCGCACCGGCCTGTCCCACCAGCACGCCGCCGAGATACTGCGCCAGGTCCTCGGACGGACCTTCCTCGCGGCGCTGCGAGACGTCGTCGAAGAGGACGAGGCAGCGCTGCGCGCCACGTTGATCGGCACGCAGATCGGCGGGCTCGTGCTCGGGCGGTACGCCCTGCGGATGCCGGCGGTCGCCGAGGCCAGCACCGAGGCACTGGTCGCGGCCGTCGGGCCGGCCGTCCAGCACTACGTGACGGGAAGCCTTGGCACGCCTAGCCCTTGA
- a CDS encoding S8 family serine peptidase, giving the protein MPTVRLIAAGAVALVGALVLAPLGSADAAATSTLPAGFATYVRSDLSPEQWSLTATHAEAAWTKATGSGVVVAVIDSGVDASNPDLSGQFVAGAHLADDGVTIASGSATDQLGHGTHVAGIIAAKRDGHGITGIAPDAKIMPINVDSPFLTGTAVGNAIRWAVDHNAKVVNLSLGFSDMKLYDSDVTPICSAAAYAESHKVVVVAAAGNDGEGDNFPQAPAACGTVLSVTDLDSTMHVTSYSSFDGSVALAAPGDQIYSTVPSFVSTTDYAVMSGTSMASPFVAGVAALVLQQHPTWTPAQVRSRLESTAEDLGPTGFDPRYGYGAVDPAAAVGATAPPPAATPALTANAFGFGNHYDSAGNLVINETLVSWIPDPTATVTGYTVTAYTPSGTTVKTLPATAVRWEAPYTIGGYVVTAQTAAGPIVAPPVWYSLAEQTPPSSFQVKALQTVRATWNSKAGVVVSWTNPAANKGHADGVFIQLDGQIVGQHNGTMPTHLTIPAAHVPPGDLTVDVFVQSSVDGTIAASHTRLSARVPFSATGTRIGSSRYRVTLQLAPSWGRKACHSVHCNGVAVHVVSVGRTYGDYLDELGQAVVTVRNKAHLTKLTVRVVSVSSKYRKLDMTSLKVVLPPLKG; this is encoded by the coding sequence ATGCCCACCGTTCGTCTCATCGCCGCTGGTGCCGTCGCGCTCGTCGGGGCGCTGGTCCTGGCACCGCTCGGCAGCGCCGACGCCGCCGCCACCTCCACGCTGCCCGCAGGGTTCGCGACGTACGTGCGCAGCGACCTCAGCCCCGAGCAGTGGTCGCTCACGGCGACGCATGCCGAGGCCGCCTGGACCAAGGCGACCGGCTCCGGCGTCGTCGTCGCGGTCATCGACAGCGGGGTCGACGCGAGCAACCCTGACCTGTCGGGTCAGTTCGTGGCCGGGGCGCACCTGGCCGACGACGGCGTGACGATCGCCAGCGGGAGCGCCACCGACCAGCTCGGGCACGGCACCCACGTCGCCGGGATCATCGCGGCCAAGCGCGACGGGCACGGGATCACCGGCATCGCGCCCGACGCGAAGATCATGCCGATCAATGTCGACTCCCCGTTCCTCACCGGCACGGCCGTCGGCAACGCCATCCGCTGGGCGGTCGACCACAACGCCAAGGTGGTCAACCTCTCGCTCGGCTTCTCGGACATGAAGCTCTACGACTCCGACGTCACCCCGATCTGCTCGGCGGCCGCCTATGCCGAGTCGCACAAGGTCGTGGTGGTGGCCGCCGCGGGCAACGACGGGGAGGGCGACAACTTCCCCCAGGCACCCGCCGCCTGCGGGACGGTGCTCTCGGTGACCGACCTCGACAGCACCATGCACGTCACGTCGTACTCCTCCTTCGACGGCTCCGTGGCTCTCGCGGCGCCCGGGGACCAGATCTACTCGACGGTCCCCTCGTTCGTCTCGACGACGGACTACGCGGTCATGTCCGGGACGTCGATGGCCTCGCCGTTCGTGGCCGGAGTCGCGGCCCTCGTCCTGCAGCAGCACCCGACGTGGACCCCGGCGCAGGTGCGTTCCCGGTTGGAGAGCACCGCCGAGGACCTCGGCCCGACCGGCTTCGACCCGCGCTACGGCTACGGAGCCGTCGACCCGGCAGCCGCGGTCGGCGCCACCGCCCCGCCCCCCGCGGCCACGCCCGCCCTCACCGCGAACGCGTTCGGCTTCGGCAACCACTACGACAGCGCCGGCAACCTGGTCATCAACGAGACGCTGGTCAGCTGGATCCCCGACCCGACCGCGACGGTGACCGGCTACACCGTGACGGCGTACACGCCCTCCGGCACGACGGTGAAGACCCTCCCCGCGACGGCGGTGCGGTGGGAGGCGCCGTACACCATCGGCGGGTACGTCGTGACCGCCCAGACCGCCGCAGGACCGATCGTCGCCCCCCCGGTGTGGTACAGCCTGGCCGAGCAGACACCCCCGAGCAGCTTCCAGGTCAAGGCGCTGCAGACGGTCAGGGCCACCTGGAACAGCAAGGCCGGCGTGGTCGTCAGCTGGACCAACCCGGCCGCGAACAAGGGGCACGCGGACGGCGTCTTCATCCAGCTCGACGGCCAGATCGTGGGGCAGCACAACGGGACGATGCCCACCCACCTCACCATCCCGGCCGCGCACGTCCCCCCCGGTGACCTCACCGTGGACGTCTTCGTGCAGTCCAGCGTCGACGGCACCATCGCGGCCTCGCACACCAGGCTCTCGGCGCGCGTTCCCTTCTCGGCGACCGGGACGCGGATCGGCAGCTCGCGCTACCGCGTGACCCTGCAGCTCGCGCCCAGCTGGGGGCGCAAGGCCTGCCACTCGGTGCACTGCAACGGCGTGGCGGTGCACGTGGTCAGTGTCGGACGGACGTACGGGGACTACCTCGACGAGCTGGGACAGGCCGTGGTGACCGTCCGCAACAAGGCGCACCTGACCAAGCTGACGGTCCGCGTGGTGAGCGTCTCGTCGAAGTACCGCAAGCTCGACATGACGTCGCTGAAGGTGGTGCTCCCGCCGCTCAAGGGCTAG
- a CDS encoding ABC transporter ATP-binding protein, which yields MTSALRSAVVRFGDTVALDGVSLEVEPGTVAAVVGGDGAGKTTLLRCLVGEVRLTSGEVELPAPERIGYLTAGSGSWAALTVRQNMDFVGGIYGLRGEALLRRRDELLDRADLAAVADRPAALLSGGMRRKLGFCMAVLHRPEVLVLDEPSTGVDPVSRVELWRLVSEAAAGGCAVAMSTTYLDEGERAGTLLALDGGVTLAAGTPSDVLGSLPGRVTVTERPVRPAWAWRRGRTYHEYWPEGGDQPVPAADAVAVSPDLEDVVVALSMLRRGGRG from the coding sequence ATGACATCCGCCCTGCGCTCGGCCGTCGTGCGCTTCGGGGACACCGTCGCGCTCGACGGCGTGAGCCTGGAGGTCGAACCGGGCACCGTCGCCGCGGTCGTCGGAGGTGACGGGGCCGGCAAGACCACGCTCCTGCGCTGCCTGGTGGGGGAGGTCCGGCTCACCTCCGGCGAGGTGGAGCTGCCTGCCCCCGAGCGGATCGGCTACCTCACCGCCGGCAGCGGCAGCTGGGCCGCGCTGACCGTACGCCAGAACATGGACTTCGTCGGCGGGATCTACGGGCTGCGCGGTGAGGCACTGCTCCGGCGACGGGACGAGCTGCTGGACCGGGCCGACCTCGCGGCGGTCGCGGACCGGCCCGCCGCCCTTCTGTCCGGAGGGATGCGCCGCAAGCTCGGCTTCTGCATGGCCGTGCTGCACCGACCCGAGGTCCTCGTCCTCGACGAGCCCAGCACGGGCGTGGACCCGGTGAGCCGGGTCGAGCTGTGGCGCCTGGTCTCCGAGGCGGCCGCGGGCGGCTGCGCGGTGGCGATGTCGACCACCTACCTCGACGAGGGCGAGCGGGCGGGCACGCTGCTCGCCCTGGACGGGGGCGTCACCCTGGCCGCGGGGACCCCCTCGGACGTGCTCGGGTCGCTTCCCGGCAGGGTCACGGTCACGGAGCGTCCGGTCCGCCCCGCCTGGGCGTGGCGGCGGGGCAGGACCTACCACGAGTACTGGCCCGAGGGTGGGGACCAGCCGGTCCCCGCGGCGGATGCGGTCGCCGTCTCACCGGACCTGGAGGACGTCGTCGTCGCCCTCTCGATGCTGCGGCGGGGCGGTCGTGGCTGA
- a CDS encoding ABC transporter permease, whose product MRAMIVKEFRELRRDRRTLGLLVAMPLLLLVIFGYAANFYVSHVDAAVVGPNAEQVASTLPPFFHVEVVEPGQDRAHAEDLLRDNQVDVAFVTGEEPVTALVDGSNLFAAQSTVSVLNKAGSAVRAEILFNPDLKTSWVMVPAIIGLILTFIGTIVTSIGLVREREMGTLEQLAVMPIPPSQVILGKIAPYFVVAAVDLTIVTVLGIGLFHVPFNGNVAVFAAGSALFLFVVLGLGVFISTISQTAGQAIQTAFFFLLPQILLSGMIFPLDAMAAGVRWIGYLLPLTYFTMISRGVMLQGASLASLWLPFLVLTVMAVVVFTGATLRFRRDLAPARRHRHRPAVGESAPAGA is encoded by the coding sequence ATGCGCGCGATGATCGTCAAGGAGTTCCGCGAGCTGCGCCGGGACCGGCGCACCCTCGGCCTGCTGGTCGCCATGCCCCTGCTCCTGCTGGTGATCTTCGGCTACGCCGCCAACTTCTACGTCTCCCACGTCGATGCGGCCGTGGTCGGGCCGAATGCCGAGCAGGTTGCGAGCACGCTGCCGCCGTTCTTCCACGTCGAGGTCGTCGAGCCCGGCCAGGACCGGGCGCACGCCGAGGACCTCCTGCGCGACAACCAGGTCGACGTCGCGTTCGTCACCGGCGAGGAGCCCGTGACCGCGCTGGTCGACGGGTCGAACCTGTTCGCGGCGCAGTCGACGGTGTCCGTGCTGAACAAAGCGGGGTCGGCGGTCAGGGCCGAGATCCTCTTCAACCCGGACCTGAAGACCTCGTGGGTGATGGTCCCGGCGATCATCGGGCTGATCCTCACCTTCATCGGCACGATCGTCACGAGCATCGGGCTGGTCCGGGAGCGCGAGATGGGCACCCTGGAGCAGCTCGCCGTCATGCCGATCCCCCCGAGCCAGGTCATCCTCGGCAAGATCGCGCCCTACTTCGTGGTGGCCGCCGTCGACCTGACCATCGTCACCGTCCTCGGCATCGGGCTGTTCCACGTGCCCTTCAACGGCAACGTCGCGGTGTTCGCCGCGGGGTCGGCGCTCTTCCTGTTCGTGGTGCTCGGTCTCGGGGTGTTCATCTCGACGATCTCGCAGACTGCCGGCCAGGCCATCCAGACGGCGTTCTTCTTCCTGCTGCCCCAGATCCTGCTCTCGGGGATGATCTTCCCGCTGGACGCCATGGCAGCCGGTGTGCGCTGGATCGGCTACCTGCTGCCGCTCACCTACTTCACGATGATCTCGCGCGGGGTGATGCTCCAGGGGGCGTCACTCGCCTCGTTGTGGCTGCCCTTCCTCGTGCTCACCGTCATGGCCGTCGTGGTCTTCACCGGCGCCACGCTGCGCTTCCGGCGCGACCTCGCGCCGGCCCGACGGCACCGGCACCGGCCGGCGGTCGGCGAGTCGGCCCCGGCGGGCGCATGA
- a CDS encoding ABC transporter ATP-binding protein, whose protein sequence is MAERAALLRARSVTRCFGAFVAVDDVSMHVEAGEVVGLLGANGAGKTTLIRMLLGLIPTSGGDVEMLGGTPDRRRRKRLGYVPQGLGLYPELTARENLAFSAQAYGSSPHLPSTLAPYADRLVRELSLGVQRELAFVAALAHSPEVLVLDEPTSGVDALARAALWDTVRAQADAGVGVLVTTHYMREAAQCDRLLLMSRARLVAAGQESDIIGSTTALAVRTEDWAAAFAALDGAGMPVMLSGRDVRVVDGDLVAVSRVLAAAGLVADLRAVPATIEERMLVLARSGSEGE, encoded by the coding sequence GTGGCTGAGCGGGCGGCGCTGCTGCGCGCACGGTCGGTGACCCGATGCTTCGGCGCTTTCGTGGCCGTCGACGACGTCAGCATGCATGTCGAGGCCGGCGAGGTGGTCGGGCTGCTGGGCGCCAACGGGGCCGGCAAGACGACGCTGATCCGCATGCTTCTCGGGCTCATCCCGACCAGCGGTGGCGACGTCGAGATGCTCGGAGGGACACCCGACCGGCGACGGCGCAAGCGACTCGGGTACGTCCCGCAGGGGCTGGGCCTCTACCCCGAGCTCACGGCGCGCGAGAACCTCGCCTTCAGCGCCCAGGCGTACGGCTCCTCCCCGCACCTGCCGTCGACGCTCGCGCCGTACGCCGACCGGCTGGTCCGAGAGCTCTCGCTGGGAGTGCAGCGGGAGCTGGCGTTCGTGGCCGCGCTCGCCCACTCCCCGGAGGTCCTCGTCCTCGACGAGCCCACCTCCGGCGTGGACGCCCTCGCGCGGGCGGCGCTGTGGGACACGGTACGCGCGCAGGCAGACGCCGGAGTCGGAGTGCTCGTGACGACGCACTACATGCGCGAGGCGGCGCAGTGCGACCGGCTGCTGCTGATGTCGCGGGCACGGCTCGTGGCGGCCGGGCAGGAGAGCGACATCATCGGGTCGACGACCGCGCTCGCGGTCCGCACCGAGGACTGGGCGGCCGCCTTCGCCGCCCTCGACGGCGCGGGGATGCCGGTCATGCTCTCCGGGCGGGACGTACGAGTCGTCGACGGCGACCTCGTCGCCGTGTCACGGGTGCTGGCCGCCGCCGGCCTCGTGGCCGACCTTCGCGCGGTGCCGGCGACCATCGAGGAGCGGATGCTGGTGCTGGCCCGCTCCGGCTCGGAGGGCGAGTAG
- a CDS encoding DsrE/DsrF/DrsH-like family protein, which translates to MTTTDVTPAIVPNFDDDEESGGRKLAIICSKGNLDMAYPGLILANAALGEGVHTDLFFTFWGFDMIVKSRMHDLQFSPVGNSAMHLPMGDVRMPQALAPLPGVTGMATHMLKKQIADLGVPEVPEFLDQIVAAGGHLWACRMSADMMKIDESDLRDDVAGIISASDFIEKTVGAQLLFI; encoded by the coding sequence ATGACCACCACAGACGTCACGCCCGCGATCGTCCCCAACTTCGACGACGACGAGGAGAGTGGCGGCCGAAAGCTGGCCATCATCTGCTCGAAGGGCAACCTCGACATGGCCTACCCCGGCCTGATCCTCGCCAATGCTGCTCTGGGGGAGGGCGTGCACACCGACCTCTTCTTCACGTTCTGGGGCTTCGACATGATCGTGAAGTCGCGGATGCACGACCTTCAGTTCAGCCCGGTCGGCAACTCGGCCATGCACCTGCCCATGGGTGATGTCCGGATGCCGCAGGCCCTGGCACCGTTGCCCGGCGTGACCGGCATGGCGACGCACATGCTCAAGAAGCAGATCGCCGACCTCGGGGTCCCCGAGGTCCCGGAGTTCCTCGACCAGATCGTGGCCGCGGGCGGTCACCTCTGGGCCTGCCGGATGTCGGCGGACATGATGAAGATCGACGAGTCAGACCTTCGTGACGACGTCGCGGGGATCATCAGCGCCTCTGACTTCATCGAGAAGACCGTGGGAGCCCAGCTGCTGTTCATCTGA
- a CDS encoding NlpC/P60 family protein has product MAALRPDEAPQTSQFSQPSQPTSRRVRRLAATALSVVALTAVTGTLATASPAAAVPVRPAGQAANPTGAVVAADAAARAFARTHPTLRYGSKGSAVRKLQGYVGVRVDGRFGAATRAKVRKVQKWGHVQVNGVVDVGTWHVAYRFSVARAKARATRLSPANIIRTARKYIGGPYRFGGTTPRGFDCSGYTRYVFAKLGVGLPHSAARQYSLVRHISRSQARPGDLIFFHSGSHVFHVGIWAGHDGLYHASHPGRRTGYERLWTSAVWFGRVL; this is encoded by the coding sequence GTGGCCGCCCTGCGCCCTGACGAGGCCCCCCAGACATCGCAGTTCTCTCAGCCATCGCAGCCGACGTCGCGTCGAGTTCGCCGGCTCGCCGCGACCGCGCTGTCCGTGGTCGCGCTGACGGCCGTGACCGGCACGTTGGCGACGGCGTCTCCCGCCGCCGCCGTCCCGGTCCGCCCCGCGGGTCAGGCCGCCAACCCCACCGGCGCGGTGGTGGCTGCCGATGCCGCGGCCAGGGCGTTCGCGCGTACCCATCCCACGCTGCGCTACGGCTCCAAGGGGTCCGCTGTCCGCAAGCTGCAGGGTTACGTCGGCGTCCGCGTCGACGGCCGCTTCGGCGCCGCGACCAGGGCCAAGGTGCGCAAGGTCCAGAAGTGGGGCCATGTCCAGGTCAACGGTGTCGTCGACGTCGGCACCTGGCACGTCGCCTACCGCTTCTCGGTGGCCCGCGCCAAGGCGCGAGCCACCCGGCTGTCCCCCGCCAACATCATCCGGACGGCTCGCAAGTACATCGGCGGTCCGTACCGCTTCGGCGGCACGACGCCGCGAGGCTTCGACTGCTCCGGCTATACGCGCTACGTCTTCGCCAAGCTGGGCGTCGGCCTGCCGCACAGCGCGGCCCGGCAGTACTCCCTGGTCCGGCACATCAGCCGCTCCCAGGCCCGCCCGGGGGACCTGATCTTCTTCCACAGCGGCAGCCACGTCTTCCACGTGGGCATCTGGGCCGGTCACGACGGGCTCTACCACGCCAGCCACCCCGGTCGCCGGACCGGTTACGAGCGGCTATGGACCAGCGCGGTCTGGTTCGGCCGGGTCCTCTGA
- a CDS encoding D-2-hydroxyacid dehydrogenase family protein, producing the protein MVDVVVLDDWQDVARSFAAWARLSDRARVHFRHDHLFDPDVLVEELHHAAVVVAMRERTAFPSSVLERLPQLRLLVTAGMGNAAIDLEAAAALGITVSGTAMRTPPTAELTWGLILAALRHIPEEHQRVRDGLWQGSVGTDLAERRLGLIGLGRLGGRVARVGLAFDMDVVAWSQNLTQERADEVGVGYVDLDELLATSDIVSLHLRLSPRTRGLLGDRELRLMKPTALLVNTSRGPLVDEDALVAALAEGRLRGAALDVFDEEPLPPGHRLRTAPRVLHTPHLGYVTEASYERIYGDVVEDIEAWLDGAPIRVLAPAPD; encoded by the coding sequence GTGGTCGACGTCGTCGTCCTCGACGACTGGCAGGACGTCGCCCGCTCCTTCGCGGCGTGGGCGCGGCTGTCTGACCGGGCGCGAGTGCACTTCCGGCACGACCACCTCTTCGACCCAGACGTGCTGGTGGAGGAGCTGCACCACGCCGCTGTGGTCGTCGCCATGCGGGAGCGGACGGCCTTTCCCTCTAGCGTGCTCGAGCGCCTGCCCCAGCTGAGGCTGCTCGTCACCGCCGGCATGGGCAACGCCGCCATCGACCTGGAGGCGGCGGCGGCGCTCGGCATCACCGTGTCCGGCACGGCGATGCGCACCCCGCCGACGGCGGAGCTCACCTGGGGGCTGATCCTCGCCGCCCTCCGCCACATCCCGGAGGAGCACCAGCGCGTCCGCGACGGGCTCTGGCAGGGCAGTGTCGGCACCGACCTGGCCGAGCGCCGGCTGGGCCTCATCGGCCTCGGTCGCCTGGGCGGACGGGTGGCCCGTGTGGGGCTGGCCTTCGACATGGACGTCGTCGCCTGGAGCCAGAACCTCACCCAGGAGCGCGCCGACGAGGTCGGCGTGGGCTACGTCGACCTCGACGAGCTCCTGGCGACGTCCGACATCGTGTCCCTTCACCTTCGGCTCTCGCCACGCACCCGTGGGCTGTTGGGCGACCGGGAGCTGCGGCTGATGAAGCCGACCGCGCTGCTGGTCAACACCAGCCGCGGGCCCCTCGTCGACGAGGACGCCCTCGTCGCCGCCCTGGCCGAGGGCCGTCTGCGCGGCGCGGCGCTCGACGTCTTCGACGAGGAACCGCTACCCCCGGGGCATCGGCTGCGGACCGCTCCCCGGGTCCTGCACACCCCCCACCTCGGGTACGTCACCGAGGCGTCGTACGAGCGCATCTACGGCGACGTCGTCGAGGACATCGAGGCCTGGCTGGACGGAGCCCCCATCCGTGTCCTCGCCCCGGCTCCGGACTGA
- a CDS encoding DUF2252 domain-containing protein, with protein MTDTTATTSTLPEAVAVEQPGARRYARSPRIPHLTPEERAARGKAARADVPRSSHAVFEPSPTRADPVALLERQAATRVPDLVPIRHGRMLASEFAFFRGAALIMAEDLSSTPRSGLLTQLCGDAHLSNFGMFASPERRMVFDINDFDETLPGPWEWDVKRLAASFVIAGRDREFTQQEISIAVLEAVSSYRTAMQQFAAQPNLTVWYARLDIEDLMASIKAEAVNTRGVKMTEEVIAKARTRDSMRAFSKLTEVVDGQRRILSDPPLIVPVADLYPDMERDEVIEQLRSLLRSYQRTLTNERRSLFQQFHFVDLARKVVGVGSVGTRAWVAFFTGRDSDDPLFLQVKEAPPSVLESYLGPSEYSNCGQRVVSGQRLMQSVSDLMLGWQRVKGVDGVERDYYVRQLYDGKGSIPIERLLPRGLAIYGKVCGWTLARAHARTGDRIAIAAYLGTGSTFDRAICDFAFAYAEQNAKDYAALKAAVDSGRVQAVMGL; from the coding sequence ATGACAGACACCACGGCCACCACATCGACGCTTCCCGAGGCGGTTGCGGTCGAGCAGCCCGGCGCGCGACGGTACGCCCGCTCGCCGCGGATCCCCCACCTGACTCCCGAGGAGCGCGCCGCTCGCGGCAAGGCCGCGCGGGCGGACGTCCCGCGATCGAGCCACGCGGTCTTCGAACCGTCGCCGACCCGCGCCGACCCGGTGGCGCTGCTGGAGCGGCAGGCGGCGACCCGGGTGCCGGACCTGGTGCCCATCCGCCACGGCCGGATGCTCGCCTCCGAGTTCGCCTTCTTCCGCGGCGCGGCCCTCATCATGGCCGAGGACCTCTCATCGACTCCTCGCTCCGGGCTGCTGACCCAACTCTGCGGGGACGCTCACCTGTCCAACTTCGGCATGTTCGCGTCTCCCGAGCGCCGCATGGTCTTCGACATCAACGACTTCGACGAGACGCTGCCCGGGCCGTGGGAGTGGGACGTCAAGCGGCTGGCCGCCAGCTTCGTCATCGCCGGGCGGGACAGAGAGTTCACCCAGCAGGAGATCTCCATCGCCGTGCTGGAGGCGGTCAGCTCCTACCGCACGGCTATGCAGCAGTTCGCTGCCCAGCCGAACCTCACCGTCTGGTACGCCCGTCTGGACATCGAGGACCTGATGGCCTCGATCAAGGCGGAGGCGGTCAACACCCGTGGCGTGAAGATGACGGAGGAGGTCATCGCCAAGGCGCGTACGCGCGACAGCATGCGGGCCTTCTCCAAGCTGACCGAGGTGGTCGACGGCCAGCGGCGCATCCTCAGCGACCCCCCGTTGATCGTCCCGGTCGCGGACCTGTACCCGGACATGGAGCGGGACGAGGTCATCGAGCAGCTCAGGTCGCTGCTGCGTAGCTACCAGCGCACCCTCACCAACGAGCGGCGCTCCCTGTTCCAGCAGTTCCACTTCGTCGACCTCGCGCGCAAGGTGGTGGGCGTCGGCAGCGTGGGCACGCGCGCGTGGGTGGCCTTCTTCACTGGTCGCGACAGCGACGACCCCCTGTTCCTGCAGGTCAAGGAGGCGCCGCCCTCGGTGCTCGAGTCCTACCTCGGGCCCAGCGAGTACTCCAACTGCGGCCAGCGGGTGGTCTCCGGACAGCGTCTGATGCAGTCGGTGAGCGACCTGATGCTCGGCTGGCAGCGGGTCAAGGGGGTCGACGGGGTGGAGCGGGACTACTACGTTCGCCAGCTCTACGACGGCAAGGGCTCCATCCCGATCGAGCGGCTGCTCCCCCGAGGGCTGGCCATCTATGGCAAGGTCTGCGGCTGGACGCTCGCGCGGGCGCACGCCCGGACCGGTGACCGGATCGCGATCGCTGCCTATCTCGGGACGGGTTCGACCTTCGACCGGGCGATCTGCGACTTCGCGTTCGCCTACGCCGAGCAGAACGCCAAGGACTACGCAGCGCTCAAGGCCGCCGTGGACTCGGGCCGGGTCCAGGCGGTCATGGGTCTGTAG
- the efeO gene encoding iron uptake system protein EfeO: MRSRRSVTVVISAVVASSALAACGASGSAQPRSSSAALAASADSAAAAAATAAYHSWVVHQVAELSTASRRFTDAVRAGDLARAKALYAPARYHYETIEPVAESFGDLDPAIDARIDDVASPRDWTGFHRLEQLLWVAGTTRGATSLANRLDADIARLRALVVTESYQPAQLANGATSLLDEIARSKVTGEEDRYSHTDLSDFAANLAGSQEAFTLVEPLLAAKDPQLATTVRKRFAEAARSLAAYRSGSGWQPYTAVDAAARRRLAQQVDALAEPLSQVAALVV, translated from the coding sequence ATGCGTAGTCGCAGGTCGGTGACGGTGGTCATCAGCGCGGTGGTGGCCTCGAGTGCGCTTGCCGCCTGCGGGGCCAGTGGGTCCGCCCAGCCGCGCTCGTCGTCGGCGGCCCTCGCCGCTTCGGCCGACTCCGCGGCGGCCGCCGCGGCGACGGCGGCCTACCACTCCTGGGTGGTCCACCAGGTCGCCGAGCTCAGCACCGCCAGCAGGCGGTTCACCGACGCGGTGCGGGCCGGAGACCTGGCCCGGGCCAAGGCGCTGTACGCGCCGGCCCGCTACCACTACGAGACGATCGAGCCGGTGGCCGAGAGCTTCGGCGACCTCGACCCCGCGATCGACGCCCGGATCGACGACGTCGCGAGTCCCCGGGACTGGACCGGGTTCCACCGGCTCGAGCAGCTTCTCTGGGTCGCTGGCACGACCCGCGGGGCCACGTCGCTGGCGAACCGGCTCGACGCCGACATCGCCCGGCTGCGCGCGCTGGTCGTGACCGAGTCCTACCAGCCGGCCCAGCTCGCGAACGGCGCCACGTCACTGCTGGACGAGATCGCGAGGAGCAAGGTCACCGGCGAGGAGGACCGCTACAGCCACACCGACCTGTCGGACTTCGCCGCCAACCTGGCCGGCTCCCAAGAGGCCTTCACCCTCGTCGAGCCGCTGCTCGCGGCCAAGGATCCGCAGCTCGCCACGACGGTGCGGAAGCGTTTCGCAGAGGCGGCGCGCTCGCTGGCGGCGTACCGCAGCGGCTCCGGTTGGCAGCCCTACACCGCGGTCGACGCGGCTGCCCGACGCCGCCTCGCCCAGCAGGTCGACGCGCTGGCCGAGCCGCTCTCGCAGGTGGCGGCGCTGGTCGTCTAG